TGGGACGGTGGTGTTATTGCAGCGCTTTTCATTTGAGTTTTCCACCAGTGGAGACCAGCGCTATCTGGGGCATGCGGAATTGATTGGCAAGCGCGTTGTGAAGATGGCGCTAGAAGCGCACCGTATGTAATTCGTTATTGCGGAAAACCTGCGACTCGTGCTTGTGCAAGAACGCTTGGACTGCGGCCACGGTAAGCACAGCATCTTCCTCGTGGGGTACGTGCCCCAGATCGTCAAAAATAACCACCTCGTTGTTCGGTAAATCCCGGGCAAAAAGTTCAGCGTTACGGGGTGGAATAAGCTGGTCTTTTGCTCCCCATAACACCAGAGTCGGTTGCTGGATAGTGCGAATCCGGTCGATGTCGTCGGCGGGGTGCAATTGTTCGAAGCGGGCTCGCAGCGCTGCGCGATTGCCTTCGCGGGCGGCCAGATCATAATAGCGATCAACCAGTTCGGGGGTCACCCGGGCCGGATCGCCGTAAACGTTTTCTACGCTCGATTTCACGATTGAACGCGGTAATACATTTTTCATTATCTGGTTGAGTACCGGTGTTTGTGAAATCCGGAATGCGAGTGGGACTGAGGTGGCCTGAAAGGGATATCCGGCGGAGTCCACCAGTATCAGTGCCTGCACCCGTTCCGGAAAGTCCGCTGCAGTCGTCCAGGCAATATTGCCGCCTAATGAATTTCCCGCCAGAACAAAACGGTCCACGCCCTTGGCATCGAGCACCGACATAACAAAGCGTACATAGGCTTCTTTGGTGTAATTGTTGTCTTTTCTGGGTCCGGTAAGACCGAAACCGGGCAAGTCAAAACGGATCACCCGATGCTGATCATTCAGGGCTGCGGTCCAACCGTCCCAGGTATGCAGGCTGGCGGATGTCCCATGCAACAGCACCAGAGGCACGGGGTCGTTTTGTGGCCCTTCGTCACGGATGTGGGTATGTTGCCCGTCTACGTTAATGAATTCTGAA
The window above is part of the Ketobacter sp. MCCC 1A13808 genome. Proteins encoded here:
- a CDS encoding alpha/beta fold hydrolase; the encoded protein is MKWIFRGLLALAGLVIVLVAGFVAINWQSDIPLEALTDRWAQPPSEFINVDGQHTHIRDEGPQNDPVPLVLLHGTSASLHTWDGWTAALNDQHRVIRFDLPGFGLTGPRKDNNYTKEAYVRFVMSVLDAKGVDRFVLAGNSLGGNIAWTTAADFPERVQALILVDSAGYPFQATSVPLAFRISQTPVLNQIMKNVLPRSIVKSSVENVYGDPARVTPELVDRYYDLAAREGNRAALRARFEQLHPADDIDRIRTIQQPTLVLWGAKDQLIPPRNAELFARDLPNNEVVIFDDLGHVPHEEDAVLTVAAVQAFLHKHESQVFRNNELHTVRF